atgatatttttccaTACGtgtaatgatatttttcatttcatattttcaattactttatGTTAAATCATCTATCTATATCTCTTTCTCTTTATGTAAAATTGGAcgtacaataaaaaatattatagaatttttaaatatattaattataaaaactaaaattataaatttaattgaaaaaatcattttatctCTCTTTCACTTTTGTTTAcattctttattatttttgtattattactatattctttttataacTAAGATCCAGtacatgtattttatttttaacaatcTCGTTTAATTACAagtcatttaaataattaatcatttaagGGCTTGGCCAACGCAGGCTCATTTAACACCAAATACAACGTAGGCCCAACTATTAGGGGCTATTCTTAGACAAGCGTCACTCTAAAGTGCAATAGAGGTTGCCAACTTAGGCCATGagctttattaattaatcattgaTCTGTTCACGTGTAAGAAGAGGAAATAGAGGtccttgattttatttgtatatgaGTATATAGAAAACCTCCAACATCTCTTTTAGGTACATTCTCGATGTGGGAGAAAGTCATGATATTTGTGTATGAGTATGATCCATAATTCATTAGAGGGTCATTGTCAACCTAAGCCATGGTTCCTTTCTAATCTCACCCATTTAATTTAGCTCTGTGGAAAGTGTACGCAAcattagtttatttataaatatcaagATTCCAATGAATAATCCATGTTTCCATAACACCCCTTTGATTCTCCCATGCAAAGAAAGCATTTACCTTCAGAATATCTTCGAAAACTCAATAAGTTAGCACATAAGTAAtggtattataaatatattattatccTCTTACAAAACACACTGTAATCAACAGAAACAATAAATACACtgtaagtatataaaaaaaaatccctcaAATTCAAGCTAATTTCTTTGGCAGCGTCGGAGAAGAACCAGAACCAGAAGCCTCCCCCTTGGGCGGCGACCTCTGCTGCGGCGGCTTCTTCACATACTTCCTTGCCCACACATGCTTCCCATTTATCGAATACTTAGCCTTGTTCCCCTCAACTATACCATCAATCACCGCTGCCGACTTCGCCACCATCTTCGCATACAACGGCTGCTCATCCACCACCTCTTGCATTATCACATCCTCTATAAAATCCCCAAATCTCCTACAATACCAAAAAAACATCATCACATTACGTCTTTATAATCATCGTTAATTCTATAAtgtatatatcaataaattatattttgacgtatatatgtattatatacCTAGTGAAATATTCCCGAACCTCCTCTTCAGTAGTAGGATACCCTTTCGAAAACGTCAAGAAGATCGTACGGTCATCTGGCGACACCTCTTTCTCCACTTTGCTATCgttgaaattcaaattcttaGCCACCAAATTCCCCAACTCGTGCCCCACCATCAGCCTCTGCGCTGCCACGTCAAAAGGCGGGAATACCCCGGCTGCATCTGGCACGTGCAGCTGGGGTAGTCCCATCACATTCACATTCGCTGCCACTGGCAGCGGAGGCGAATGAGGTGGGACCACCACCCCATGCGCTGCCAATCCAGCGTACGGATTGTACAGCAATTGCATGGGAGGCGGCGCCACGGGGCCGATGAGGTCGCCGAGGGCGCGCCAGCAGACGGTATTCGTGATCTTGGCGACGCTTCGGTGGACCGTGATGCGGTTGTCGTGGAGGAAGCGGAGGCTGACGCCGGAGGGGATGTTGAGGAGCTCGGAGAGGAGCTTGGCGCCGTCGTCGGGGCCGGCGATGAAGTGGTCGGACTCGATGCACTTGACGCAGGCGGCGGcctcggcggcggcggcgttgACGAGGAGAGGGGGGAGGGAGGAGACGCGCTTGATGAGGGTGGAGTCGGCGCACTCGCGCTCGAGCCACATGAGGAAGGCGATGACATGGACGGACTCGAGGGGGTCGCGGCGGAGGGCGCGGGTGAGGAGGGCGTAGAGGTCGCGGTCGATGCTGTGGAACTGGCGGAAGGCGTCGTCGGGGACGTGGGGGCAGGTCTCCAGGGGGAAGAGGGAGTGGCTTTTCATGGCGGCGCCTTCCATTTTTCCGTCTCGGTGATTGATGGGGAGTTGAGGGGGTGAGTGGGGACGGCATTGTGTGTGGGTGGGGATATATAGGTGGCGGAGATGCGACGGTTGGAGTGGTGGCTGTTGGTGGAGTGGTGTGACGAATTCTgcaatttttggggttggcGTCGATTCGGAGAAGATGAGTGCCGTTTTCttgtctttgttttttaaattatttttcccaTTTTCGCTCTCAATTACgggaaatttgaaattataacaGACATTATTtatctctcaatttaaaatttgaagggtACATGACGTCtaaattaatgttattttcaaaCTTAAATTACGGTAATATAgaagtttaattaatatacttcaattttaaattacggtaataatagaaattcaattaataGTCCGCATACTTCAATTAAACACTACAGCTATTTTGTAAGGATGCAAATACTAGagttggaaaattttaaataagattattttaggACGCTAAAATGTtcttaaattaatgaaaaattaagtttATCATTTGCGTCCTCTAATTTTAGCTGTGACACCAATAACATAGACGTTTTTTTAAGTGTTGAtgatatatttagaaacacaaattaacgTCTTAATGAAATTGTACgtcctccgttccatattaGTGGAGACGTTTCTTTCCGGCAcactacttaaaaaaaaattgtgttatggACTTATAGAAAAATGGTTCCACTATTATAGAACAGAGAGAGtacttattaaaaaatatagggttatttgcctataaatacatgaactttgagctttttttggtttttccccaaaactttaaaatttgaatataaatacatgaacttttgatattttttatttttccccaATATCCCAAATCAAAACACATATGGCAAATTAAAGCTCACGTGGCAATCAAAATTACACCAACATTTGTgtattaactaataaaataataaattttaattccacgTAAGCATCTTTTGTGGACCACACTCTTCATGCTCTTTCTTGTCGAGCTCTTCACGAAGGCTATACCGCCGCCACCGTCGTCGAGACAGCGCCAGAGATGCAAACATCTCCGATCCATCAGCCGTCTCCTTGCTAAAGTTCTAACCTGCCGCCACTCCATCTTTGTGGAAAATTACATCAATGGAGGAAGGTAAAGACGCTCACGTGGTGGACAAAGAGCAGCACTGTACGGCGGCAATTAGGAGCCATCCGTTGGCGGAGCTCTCTTGCAGCCCCGGGAACTTCCTCCTTTTAAGTGCTAAAGCTGTGGCACAGGGAGGAGGATCTGTTCGGAAGGAGAATGTCGAAAAAGGAATGGCGAATGAATTGGGTGGGGTGCGCAGAGAAAACATTCATTGCCACGTCGTTTCTTCCAtccaaaacatttatttaagtACTAACTGAGcagagaaaaacaaaatttaaactaagAATTGGGTGGGGTGCGCCAAACCATGGCAGTAGTGCAACGCCAAGGCGACACTCGAAAGCCCAGGCAGAAAGCTACCATGATGGGCTCTTCccctcaaaaaataaatttaatatcgtGTGAGTCAATGACTCACATGTCAGATATTAAACTGATAAGAACAGATACTACACTTGATCTTAGCCAAAAGGCCGAGAAAGGTATGCTTTAATTCATCAAATCATGCCTGTTTTATTGGAATTTGTCTATCAAATCCATCTTTAGTCTCCGATATGGGAGGGCGTAAGCGAGTTTTCTATTTGCTAAATATCTCATCCCATAAACAAATTCATTAGGTAGATCTCATGatattatagtagtaacatTAATTGTTCAACCATATTGCACAAAGGAGTGATTCATGATCAAATTTCTTCTACCTTTGCCTCTCCATTTTTGGAGTCTCAAAGGATGAGACTAAAAAGAGCTCTAGTCACAAATTCATCACACTATACACCAACCTACTTTTGTACATCCTAGTACTAaggagaaaattgaaataaaatgacgAAAACCCGACAATAACGAACGACACTCTTATACTATCTCTGTTGCCCAAAAGTCTCTCCTGGCTTGATGGATTGCCTGCTGCAAATGTCTCAACGTTCTTTGATGGTTGAAAAATCCCATGAACCAGAAGTCGAAGTTGTCCTCCGTCACTATCTCAACATATTTTTGTCGCGGTTTCTTCACATTCTCACTCTCAACTGCTCTCTTTATTTTCCTCAAAGGGATCATTACCTACACATGCATCATTATACTATATCAAATCTCCATCTCAAATTAACCAAAACCAAACCATAGGATTCAAGTGAAAATATGGTAGTACCTTGTAGTGTAGTTTTATGTTAGGAGAAGATAATTTGATGGATCGGTCGCTGCAGAAAGCAACTCTTTCGCTCGATACAAAGAGTAGTCCGGCTATGGGTCCAGACGTGGTCGATAAGTAGCATTGAGAAGCAGTAAACAGTTTCTCACCATCCACAACCTCAAAATTCTTCATGAACACTTTTTCAACCCCTCCAACCTCAAGGATTCTTGCCCCTAGTCTCAGCTTTCCTTTCACCGTCTCGCTAAACTTTGGTCCTATTTTCACTGTGGGGTAGTATAATGAAAACATTTTTGGATCAGAAAATTTTATCAACACACTTTTTGTGTATTCTCttttagtactaatttttgtaTGTAATTACCATGCTCTCGGATGCCTTGTGCAAAAATGTGTAGGCTTTCTCTGAGTTTGACAGCTTTGGTGATGGCTGAATTGATTCTACCTGCACCAAAACCATAAACCCATTAACAAGACtttcaaaatagtaaaaaatttgaaataggGATTATGAAGAAATTAGAATGCATACTGTGTCTGATTTTGGTAGGAGAAGGAAGGATTTGATATTGGTGAGCAGTGGGATCAGGCAAATATGTTTTAGATGAATATCTATAATCTTTTGAGTTGAATTTAACTCCATACACATTTTGCTTCCCACTTCTTGATTGGTAGTGTTGTAGTTGTAGCTCCATTCTcctttcttgtttttgcttaattagtgaaatgtgatgaGTTGATAtgaagtattgaaaaatgaggtGTGATGCAAACTTCTGAGGCATAATAGCTTATTTATAGGTGAATGAAGGAGGGTTGTGTTGGACACATGAGTCAGCTTTGTGTCACCAAATACAAAAGCAAAGgtatgatataatatactccttAAATCTCCAAACAATCTTTTGAACATTCTCCCTatcttgatttctttttttgttggttgatgGTGTGCTGCCCATGTTGCAATACTTAGTACATAGGTGGAAAGTTATTTTTACACATTTTTGCCAAGAACATGTTGAAAATACCCTACTCTATCTGAATTGACTAGATTAGTCCCAAATCACATGCATCATACAAACTTTATTTGTTGACTTCAAATGACATTTGCATAATTTTTCATGAAGTGTAGTTagaatttcacttttttaatggaaaattattcaaatctaatGGCATGTATATTTGACGAGAAgctatatatagtactccatagcAGTAAAAGAAGAATTGTAAGCCACCCTATAGATTGCAGAAATAATATccacaattattaaaaaaataccatTTCATAAAACAGTCTAATATAAAGTGGGGTTACATAATGGGTGACGTAGGTAAAGGAAGTAGACCATATTAAGATATGCCAATTGAATTTAGGAGATTGGGTTTATACATGAAGATGTGGAAAGACAACTTTCCTGAGTTGGCATGCATCCACCACGTCATCACTTCTAACTCCTACATTTGCCAAAGGTCAGAATTGGTACAAAATTTGCCTTTAACCTTACTGTcatatttatatctatatctattttactatgtatatatatcattcaaaaattttaacgTGTATTATGCCtactattataaatactattataaatactatacTTGATAGAGTATTGCTTAGCCGggtaggaaaaataaaatgtttagtAGATCATCTCTCCACGTGCAACTCatcaactttaaaaaaatatttatgtaaagTTTCTTTATACATGGTGCCCAACTTCCATttgtcaaaatcaaaatttgactatatagatattaattaaaaatcaaaatcaagttATCCTTTAACATGTATtatttatgttgttttttaaaaatatttaacgtGAACAATGCCAACTATGgaacataattttttcaaaaccaaTTTTATCACCTATTACATTATATAAGCAAATTAAACTTGTGATCATAGTACTGCATGTCCTTATTGAATTGTAGTTTTTGCAGTTGTATAACTACagagaaaagtataaaaagcAAAGCAAAGCACCTACTTTCTGATTAAAAAGATTGTTTAGAAATTCATACTACTATATCTTATCTTCACTTTTCGTATTTGATGACACAAAGCTGACTCATCCATCCAATTCAAGAACAACCcatttcccttttccctttgCCTACGAATAGATTGTTAACCTAGCTAAGATTATTGCACCAATTCATTTCAAGTGTATTTGATGAATCGATAACGAGTGGAGCCTCAAACAATCCGACAGAAAGTAAAGTGATGGATTAATTTAGACGTTGTAGGGCCTTTCTAAATGGTCTAGTTCCATGTTTGTCTATTTCCTTCCGTTTGCATATTAATCATAGAGAGAGATTTCAGGGACCATCTTATTTCATACTTACCTGGATGGGGTCAATGAGCATCTTCTTACATACCAGGATGGGATCTGATTGGACAAGGCCCGTGTAAAGGCATGCCTTTAATGTAGGCCTAATCGACCACTTGGACCAACCTCAAGAATACAATGCGTGTGTCCTCTATAATGTAGGCTCATGTATTCTTCAAATTCACCCAAGTGGTCGAGCCTATGTCATAATTTATGTTAGAAGACATGTTATCATGCTGGCCTTGTCCCAAATCAAGTACTACTAGGTTGCAATATGTACATAAGGAGTTTTGAATGTGTAGTGAACTCCAATCGGATTGTTCTGAACATAAGATACAAAATAAGTTCATTGCATAATATTTATAAGCAAGGTGTCTGATATAAGATCgagttcaattattttattccatcctATTTTTTTTGAGGTTGGCTAAATAACTAAtacttaaaaagaaaaaaaaaacatactacaaaaacaaaattatgataaacaCTTTCCGTGCTTTCAATGAACATCTGTTAACTACCGTCTCGTACAAGAATAAAATGTATACATACAATTGGTATAATGAATGGATTGATTTTCAACGTTTAAAagaatgtaaaaaattaatcaaaaagcctatttaagaagaagaaggtttGCAGCTCCTCAGCACACAATCCTCCATAAATTGAGTGAGCTGAGAAGAATAGAGTTCTGGTTGATTCCGGAAATGATCCACATGGGGCGTCGAGATGAAGTTACACGCTCTGACCTCGCGCCCATTTCTCCGTTGCTTCTCGATGAAGGACTCCACAGACCCTGCTGGGATCACCTTGTCAGCGGAACTGTAGATGTATAGCTGCGGACACCTTGGTTGCTCCGATGTTAGCAACCTCATCACATCGGAAAGCCTCCTGTGATTTCAAAAAAACAGCATAACAACTCAAAACGCTGTCACTAGATGAACAAGCCGAGCATTGTGTATGCAAATGAAGCAAGCAACGGAATATATAATACACGAATCgagatgaaatgaaattaattagcaaTACCTGTTTATGGAAGGATGATTTAGAACTACTCCAAAGACCTTCTCGAGAAGGAGAAGCAGAGCTGCCTCAGCCATGCCTGGTTTGACCTCGATGGTGGTTCTGTTTCCAATCGTTACCCCTGTCTTCGGCTCAGTACCGGAACCCTTGGTTGCAACACTATTCTTCTTCAGAAAAGCAGCAGAAAAGCCAGAGGCAAAAACCTACAAATATATACAAGGCATGTCAATGGAGGAAATATAATATGAGCTACATCCAATCAAACATCGAAACTCAAGAAACTAAAGCAATCACTTGTACGAAAAAAATGCATTCTAATAGTCCATTTTCTTTGCTGCCTGGCAATAAATTGGTTATTATTATTGAACAAAGatcaacaatatatatatatttccacAAAACAGAGGTGACAAGAAAAACCCAATGaaatatcaacatatgtcCGGAAAATGGCATCAATGTGTCTTCAATTCATTCAATTAGACAAGCAATTGTACCTGTGGATCGGGGACCGCAACAGGAGCAGAATCTACAACACAACCTCTAATCTTATCCGCTAGATCTACATCCTTTTTCTGAAACTTCTccaaaataacaccatacctaCAAGAAGAGGACAAGATACATCAATATGTTTCTCACCAATCACTTTATATCAAATCACACATCCACAGCCTACTTACGTGAGCCATCCTGTGTTACTAAACGTATGAAAGACCAAATTCTTGCCATGCTCCTCTTCCAACCAATCAGCAAGATGGTCCACCAGCAACTCCACATCGTGCTCAACCTTCCCCCCTACTTGATACCTAAGCACCTCCGACATTGGGAACGTAAACGTAATGGCATGAAACCCTCTCATAGTATACCAATCCG
The genomic region above belongs to Salvia hispanica cultivar TCC Black 2014 chromosome 3, UniMelb_Shisp_WGS_1.0, whole genome shotgun sequence and contains:
- the LOC125215773 gene encoding uncharacterized protein LOC125215773 — its product is MEGAAMKSHSLFPLETCPHVPDDAFRQFHSIDRDLYALLTRALRRDPLESVHVIAFLMWLERECADSTLIKRVSSLPPLLVNAAAAEAAACVKCIESDHFIAGPDDGAKLLSELLNIPSGVSLRFLHDNRITVHRSVAKITNTVCWRALGDLIGPVAPPPMQLLYNPYAGLAAHGVVVPPHSPPLPVAANVNVMGLPQLHVPDAAGVFPPFDVAAQRLMVGHELGNLVAKNLNFNDSKVEKEVSPDDRTIFLTFSKGYPTTEEEVREYFTRRFGDFIEDVIMQEVVDEQPLYAKMVAKSAAVIDGIVEGNKAKYSINGKHVWARKYVKKPPQQRSPPKGEASGSGSSPTLPKKLA
- the LOC125215774 gene encoding GEM-like protein 4 gives rise to the protein MELQLQHYQSRSGKQNVYGVKFNSKDYRYSSKTYLPDPTAHQYQILPSPTKIRHSRINSAITKAVKLRESLHIFAQGIREHVKIGPKFSETVKGKLRLGARILEVGGVEKVFMKNFEVVDGEKLFTASQCYLSTTSGPIAGLLFVSSERVAFCSDRSIKLSSPNIKLHYKVMIPLRKIKRAVESENVKKPRQKYVEIVTEDNFDFWFMGFFNHQRTLRHLQQAIHQARRDFWATEIV
- the LOC125211467 gene encoding transmembrane protein 53-like, whose amino-acid sequence is MMGSLSGILQRPVLAASALAIASVSADCYDKLWPSKSSDACSSLEQSSPSCSSTSLPLEELNSLWVSKISVSRLSQLSFVAGIRVPVPNVHIPIPSSNVNSNSNANYSFVASSPTLLNSYRSADLANSAKPAAYTYSAPALPSDVLYRWHLPDPRAIDVSGESDCSSAKSRTVVVLLGWLGAKQKHLKIYADWYTMRGFHAITFTFPMSEVLRYQVGGKVEHDVELLVDHLADWLEEEHGKNLVFHTFSNTGWLTYGVILEKFQKKDVDLADKIRGCVVDSAPVAVPDPQVFASGFSAAFLKKNSVATKGSGTEPKTGVTIGNRTTIEVKPGMAEAALLLLLEKVFGVVLNHPSINRRLSDVMRLLTSEQPRCPQLYIYSSADKVIPAGSVESFIEKQRRNGREVRACNFISTPHVDHFRNQPELYSSQLTQFMEDCVLRSCKPSSS